The genomic stretch TGACAGAGCACAAATCTCGCTGAATAGAGGTGCGAAAAAAGGAAACTTCTATCATAATACAGGAGAAGGTGGAATCTCGCCTCACCATTTGGAAGGCGGAGATTTATGCTGGCAAATAGGAACCGGATATTTTGGTTGTAGAGACGAGGAAGGTAAATTTAATCCTGAATTATTTACAAAATATTCTAATCTTCCAAGTGTGAAAATGGTTGAAATTAAGTTATCTCAAGGTGCAAAACCTGGGCATGGCGGAGTTTTACCAGGAGTAAAAAACACACCTGAAATCGCAAAAATACGTCATGTCACACCGGGAGTAACTATTATTTCCCCTCCTTCGCATTCATCTTTCTCTGATGCTGCCGGATTATTGAGGTTTGTACAACAGTTGAGAGAACTTTCCGGAGGAAAACCTGTTGGTTTTAAATTGTGTATCGGTGATACTAAAGAGTTTGAAGATATTTGCGTTCAGATGAATGTTCTGAAAATCTATCCTGATTTTATAACCATTGACGGAGCAGAAGGAGGAACCGGAGCTGCACCACCGGAGTTTTCGGATGGAGTAGGTATGCCTTTGGAACCAGCTTTAATATTTGTCAATCGTACGTTGAGAAATTATAACCTTAGAAATAAATTACGTGTAATAGCAAGCGGAAAAGTTCTTACGAGTTTAGATATTTTGCGAGCGGTTGCAATGGGTGCAGATATGTGTAACAATGCAAGAGGATTTATGTTTTCTCTTGGCTGTATTCAGGCTTTGAGATGTAATAACAACAATTGTCCGACGGGTGTAGCAACGCAGGATAAAATGTTGATTAAAGGACTTGATGTAACTGATAAAGCAGAAAGGGTATATCATTTCCATAAAAATACTTTACACACGTGTAATGAATTAATTGCTGCGGCAGGAAGAAGTTCTTATGAAGAAGTAGATGCAAGTATGTTTATGCGAGGAGATGAATTTGAGCATCTTTCAGATAAATATTTCCCGGATATTTTAGGGAATGTGAGATAAATAAAAAGCGCTTCAAAATATTTTGAAGCGCTTTTTGTATGTTTTAATTAATTACTTACTTATTGTTGATTAGAAGGTCTATGCACTGCTTTGTAAATTTGGAAATTAAAAACAAAAGATGCATTCTGTAGATTATAATAATTAGCATTTCTCGCGAATGCAGCTTTAGAAGGTACAATAATTACACCTTGTAAATTATAGGGGTTTGCATCTGGTAGATTTTCAAAACCTGTAAACTGTTTTAAGCCTTCTTTCAGACCTGCTATTTCATAATAGCTGCTATTCTGTCCGGCAGCAACTCTGACACTTTTTTTAACAAAATAAAATGTTGGATCAGTTACCGGGGAACCGCTTCCATCAATGGTATTTAAAAGAACTCCTGGATTACCAAGCGAGATGTTTCCGTCTGTTTCTGTAGCAAGATAATAATTGGCTCTCATCATTGTTTTAATCTGCGTAGAATCTCCAATTGCTACACCTGTTGAAGGAGGAGTGCTGTCTTCAGGCTGAGCTCCGGTTCTTTTGATGTAAATAACTCCCGAAGGAAGTGTTTGAGGATTTAGCTGAGATAGTTTTTTCTCATTGTCATCGGCTGCATCAGCAGTGAAAGCTTTGATGTTTCCCTGCAGATCTAAGTAGTTGTTATCCATGAATTTCTGAATAGCCTGCTCGTCATAAGAATTTCTTACATTGATATCTTCCGGTTCTACGAAGGTCTCCACTTCATCATCCTTTTTACAAGCTGCGAAACACAACGATCCTGCAAGGATATACAAAAATATTTTTTTCATTTCAAAAACTTTAATTACTTTACAAATAATATAACGACAAAAGTATAAAAAAATATGAGAATAGATAAATTTTTATGGAGCATTCGTTTTTATAAAACAAGATCGGTATCGGCAGATGAAATAAAAAAGAACCGGGTTTCTATCGGAAACTCAGTTGTGAAGTCCTCCAAAGAAGTAAAAGAAGGAGATGTTATCAAAATTCGTAAAAATCAAATTGAGTATAAAATTAAGGTAATACAGATCCCTAAAAGTAGAATTGGAGCTAAATTGGTGCCGCTTCATATCAAAGATGTGACCGATAAAGATCAGTATGAGCAATTGATGATGCGGAAAATGTCTCAGGAATACTACCGAAACAGAGGAGAAGGAAGACCTACCAAAAAAGACAGAAGAGACATGGATGGATATGTAGAAAACGATGTCACTGCTGATTTTACAGATTGGGACGATTTTTTTGGTGAAGACGGCAGTGATGCTGAAACCAAGGATTAAAATAATTAATGAATAGAAAAGCTCTAGAGATAGAGCTTTTCTATTATTTCCTGAATGATGTCTTCAGGATCCTTTTGATCGGTATTAATGCTAAGCTGAGCTTTGCTGTAATACACATTTCGCTCAAATAAATGTTTGGCAATAAATTCAGGAAGATCTTCATCTGCAATTTTTGCAATCAAAGGTCTCTTTTCCTTCTGCTTTGAAATTCTTTCTGCTAAAGTAGCGATAGAAGCTCTCAAAAAAACACTCGCCGAATTATTATTAATGATTTCCATATTATTATAATACACCGGCGTTCCCCCGCCCAGACTCAAAACTATGTTTTCCTGGGTAGCTAAAATCTCCTCTAAAGTTTCTCTTTCTAACTTTCTAAAGTAAATTTCTCCCTTTTTTTCGAATATTTCAGGAATAGTCAATTTATTTCGTCGAGAAATTTCTTTATCGAGGTCAATTAATTTAAAATTTATTTTGTCGCTTAATATTTTGGAAATGTGAGATTTGCCACTCCCCATGTACCCTACTAGTGAAATTATCATGAAATTATTTTAAACAAATTTGCGAAAAAGTTTTGAGATAATGAAAAAAGTCCTATCTTTGCACCACTAAAAACAAGGGACATTACTTAACAATGAAACTTGATAATAAAGTGACCGACTCGGTAGCTCAGCTGGTAGAGCAATACACTTTTAATGTATGGGTCCTGGGTTCGAATCCCAGCCGGGTCACTAGCAAAAAATTACTAGAATTCTGTAATTTTATTGCCTGTGTGGTGAAATTGGTAGACACGCCATCTTGAGGGGGTGGTTTCCTAAGGATGTGCTGGTTCGAGTCCAGTCGCAGGCACTGCAAAAAAAAATATTTGATTAATAATTGATATTTTATAAAAATAATTTTATATTTGTCGACGTTAATTTAATGTGACCGACTCGGTAGCTCAGCTGGTAGAGCAATACACTTTTAATGTATGGGTCCTGGGTTCGAATCCCAGCCGGGTCACAAGTTTACTGAAAAGTAAATTTTTTTCATATTAATATTTTGTGATTTGGTGTTCAAAGGCTTCCTTCCGGAAGCCTTTGATTTTTTGTTTCAGTCCAAATGCATATTGTCAATCAATCTTACTCCGTCTACATTTACTACAATAAATGCTCTGTAAGAATTTTCATTTTCTTTTTGATCAATTTCTTTTAATGTATCCTCGTCAGCAATTAAAAAATATTCCAATTCCATATTTTCCTGGTTGCTGAAAATTTCATTTATCTTTTCCTTAATTTCAGAAACAGAAATGTTTTTAAACCATTCTTTAACTTTAATTAAAGTTTCAAAAATAATTTTAGCATCGCTTTTTCTTTCTTCAGCAAGACGTTGGTTTCTGGAGCTTAAAGCTAAACCGTTTTCGGCTCTGTAGATAGAAACGCCTATTATTTTAATAGGGAGTTGCTTTTTCTCAACCATTTTACTGATAATTGCCAATTGCTGGAAGTCTTTTTCTCCGAAATACGCATTGTTTGGTTTTACCTGTCTGAAAAGTTCTTCAACGACAGTTCCAACACCGTCAAAGTGTCCGGGTCTTGATTTTCCTTCCATTTCATTTTCCAGTCCGTCATAATCATAATGCTGGCTTTCTGTTTTCTCAGGATAAATATCTTCAACCTGCGGAAGGTAAACAGCATCTACCAAACCGGAATTTTCAAGAATAGATATATCGCGGTCAGTATCTCTTGGGTATTTTTCCAGATCTCCGGCATTGTTAAACTGTGTAGGATTTACAAAAATTGAAGAAATCACCAAGTCATTTTCTTTTCTTGCAGCCTCATACAATGATAGATGACCATTGTGTAAAGCTCCCATCGTAGGTGCAAAACCTATTTTTTTGCCCATTTCCTTCTGTCTTTCTATAAAATCCTGAAGTGTTTTTTTGTTTTTTAGAACTTCCATAGTTTGTTTTAATAACAATTCAAAAATACTAAATATTAAGATATTCATTTTTAGTTTTCATGCATTATCTTGAGAACTATCGTAAAAAAATGTTAATTAGGATAATGTTGAATGTTTTTTCGTAATTTTGCATATTAAGCGTTATTTAAAAATTATATAAAAAATTATATGCCCAATCAGAAAATACTGTACATTACCACAGAGATGTACCCTTATCAGGAAGACACAAATTTAGGAGCGGTGGTAAACAAGATGGCACTTAAAATGCACCAAGAAGGCAATGATGTAAGAGTTTTTATGCCAAGATTCGGACAGATAAGTGAGAGAAAATTCCAGTTACATGAGGTAATTCGTCTTTCAGGGATGAATATTATCATTAATGATTTAGATCAGCCCTTAATTATTAAAGTGGCTTCACTTCCGGGCGAGAGACTGCAGGTTTATTTCATCGATAACGAAGAATATTTCAAAAGAAAGCAATATTATTTTGATGATGCAGGAGTAGCGTTTGAGGATAATGATGAGAGAGCTATATTCTTTGCACGTGGTGTAATAGAGACAATCAAAAAACTAAACTGGGTGCCGGATGTAATCCACTTAAATGGATGGATGTCTTCTTTTGTGCCTATTTATCTGAAAACATACTACAAATCTGATACTTATTTCAAAGATGCAAAAATTGTACTTTCACTATATAATGAGAAAAATGCAGCTTTGGCAGGAAATGTAAGTGACAAACTGAAGTTTGATAATATTTCAGACTTAAATGCGTTAAATAACCCAAGCTTCGAGAGTTTCGTAATTGAAAGTATGAATTACGTAGACGAAGTTGTAAAAGGTGACGAGTTTTTGAACGGTGATCTTGATAAAGGCTTCAACGAAACAGCTACATCAAAATCTGAATACCTAGATGTAGACTCTATCAGTAAATTATATTAATATACATTTTGATGATTTATAATATTAGAAAATTTTTCACCATCCTTTCTGTAATGGTTTTAGGTGGTGTTTTGGTTTATAACTGTGAGCCGGAGCCAGATTCTTTAGGTGAACAATTATTTTTGAATGGTGCGGCAGAAGGAAATGAAACTTCTTATGATCTTATTGCTTACAACATAGATAATAATGATACAATAAGAACAGATGCATTTAAGTTATTAAGTCTTGTGAGCTCTGGTTCAACTACTTCCACAGCAGTTTTAGGAGCTTTTAATGAGAAGCAGTTTGGGAAGCAGAAAGCTTCTTATTTTACTCAGGTAAGATTAGCTGCCAATAATCCTGATTTTGGAACGGATGCGGTGGTTGATTCTGTAGTTCTTGTTCTTAAACCAATTGTAAGCGTAGATTCTCTTAAAACTACTACAGATGAAAGTTATGTTTTCCCTAATGGAAATGTAGACGCTAAAAAAGTTGTGAATACATATCCTATTAAAAAATATGGTAAAGCAAAACTTAACGGAGGTAAACTTACCTTACAAGTAAACGAAGTTACCGAATTTATGAATGGACTTAATGATATTGTCTATTCTAATAAAAACTTCGATACAAATCCTACAGCTTTAGGTTCAAAAGAAATTAAAGATGGAAGTGTAAGCTCTGTTGTCATTACAAAAGATTCTGACAATACTGAATTATTTACTGCATCTGCACCTTCAGTGAGAATTCCGCTGACAGCATCGGTTTTCCAAACTAAAATTATAGACAAAAAGGGACAGCCTGAATTAAGTGATGTTTCTAATTTTATCAGACATTTCAAAGGTTTAAAAGTTTCTGTAGTTGAAGAAGATGGTTATTTATTCCAGTTTACTCCAAACGATATGCAGCTTATCATGTACTACAAAAGTGATAAAATTGAAAACGGAGTTAAAACAAGACCTCAAACAACATACGAGTTTGCTATAAAAGGTTCTAATATGCATTCTGCTTATTATGAATACGACAGAACAAATGCTATCATTAATGATTATGCTAACGGAAATACTACAACAGGAGACTTGAAGCTTTATGCACAAGGAATGGGAGGTAATTCTATTGGTATCAAATTTAAAGAGGAAGAGATTGCTAAACTGAAAAAGCTTTATCAAGATGATAAAGCAGCAATCATTACTGCGAAAATCAGGATCTATACGGATGAAGCTACTTGGTCTACTCCTTATGCGAAGCCAACAGCGAGTGATTTTACTATCGTTCAAAAAGATAAAGATGCAAATGGAAAAGAAACAACAGCATTTACAGCAGATTATACTTCTTTAGGAGCATTATTTATTCCTGTAAGAGCTTATAATACAGATAAAAATCCTGCTTATTATGATTTTACGGTAACGCAGTCTTTAAAAGATATTGTTGAATCTGGAGCTGCTTATAATAATAAATATTTCAAAATTGATCTTGCTCAGTTTGCACCGAACTCTTCAGGTACTGTAGCAGGGTATAATTATACAACAAGAGCGTTTTCAATGTTACGAACTGTCTTTGTAGGTTCTGACCCTTCAAATCAGAACAAAATACAGTTAAAAGTTACTTACGGGACAAAAAAATAAAATATTAAAATACATTTGATTAAAATATGTGCGGAATAGTTGGTTATACAGGTTTTCAGGATGCTTATGATATTGTTATCAACGGTCTTAGAAGACTAGAATATAGAGGTTATGATAGTGCCGGTATTGTTTTAGAAAATACAGAAAACAGTTTTAGCGTCGAAAAGACTAAAGGGAAGGTTGATGATTTGGTCAATATTTCTAATAATTTAAAAGGAACGTCCAAAATAGGAATGGGGCATACACGTTGGGCAACTCATGGTGTACCAAGTGATAGAAATTCACATCCTCATGTTTCAAATAATAATAAAATAGCACTTGTTCATAACGGAATCATTGAAAATTATGATACAATTAAAACAATGCTTACCGAGAAAGGTTTTTCTTTCAAATCGGAAACTGATACGGAAGTTTTGGTTAATCTAATCCAGTATTTTACAGATATTAATCCTGAGATAGATTTTCCTGAAGCAGTAAGATATGCCCTAAACGAAGTGTATGGTGCTTATGCAATTACTGTAATGCACGAAGATCATCCGGGAGTTTTGGTTGTTGCAAGATTGGGTTCTCCGTTAGCAATTGGGATTGGTGATAAAGAATATTTTATTGCCTCTGATGCATCTCCTTTTGTTGAGTTTACGAAAGAAGCTATTTATCTGGAAGAAGGTCATATGGCAACTATATCTTTAGAAGGAGGGGTAGACATTAGAACAATTACCGAAAATTCTAAGATAATTCCTGAAATTCAGGAGCTGAAATTAAGTTTAGAGCAAATCGAAAAAGGTGGATATGAGCATTTTATGCTTAAAGAAATTTTCGAACAGCCAAAATCTATTCATGATACAATGAGAGGAAGACTTATTGTAAATGAAGGAGTTATTAAAATGGCCGGAATCTGGGATCATCTTGAAAGATTTAAAAATGCAAACAGAATCATCATTATCGCTTGCGGTACTTCGTGGCATGCAGGTCTTATTGGTGAATATCTGATCGAAGAATTTGCAAGAGTTCCTGTAGAAGTAGAATATGCTTCAGAATTCAGATATAGAAATCCTATTATTACAGATAAAGATGTTGTAATTGCTATTTCTCAGTCAGGAGAAACTGCAGATACTATGGCTGCTTTAAAATTAGCTAAAGAAAAAGGTGCATTTATATATGGTATATGTAATGTCGTTGATTCTTCGATTGCGAGAATTACAGATGCAGGATCTTATACCCATGCAGGACCAGAAATTGGTGTTGCTTCTACCAAAGCATTTACAGCTCAGTTGACGATTCTTTCATTAATAGCATTAAAATTAGGAAAGCACAATGGTAATTTAGGAAATGCAGATTTTATGAGTCTAATTTCTGAATTGGATGCTCTTCCTAAAAAAATTGAAGAAGTTCTGGAAGCTACTCACGAGCTTACTCAGCATATTGCAAAAGACTTTATCAATGCAACCAATTTCCTTTATTTAGGAAGAGGATACAATTATCCTGCAGCATTGGAAGGAGCTCTTAAATTGAAAGAAATTTCATACATTCATGCAGAAGGCTATCCTGCTGCTGAAATGAAGCACGGCCCTATTGCATTAATTGACGAAAATATGCCAATTGTTATCATTGCTCCAAAAAGAGGTCATTATGATAAGATTGTAAGCAATGTACAAGAAATTAAAGCAAGAAAAGGTAAAGTAATTGCGGTGGTAAACAAAGGAGATACACAGGTAAGCGCAATGGCTGACTATGTGATAGAAATTCCTGAAACATCAGAATGTTTTTCTCCAATAGTAGCTTCAGTGCCTTTACAGCTATTAGCTTATTATATAGCGGTGTATAGGGGAGCCAACGTAGATCAGCCAAGAAATCTTGCAAAATCAGTAACTGTAGAGTAAAAAGGACTTGGAAATAAAATAAGTTCAGGTTTTTTTCGTTATTATAAAAAAAATCTTAAAAGTTTCTTAAAAAAATTATATATTTACGGCTTAATTATAAAAATTAACATGAAAAGGATATTTCTTTTATTATTGTCTGCGTCGGTAGCATCGGTATCTTGTTCAGGTGGTGGATCTTCTTCTGTAGGGAAGCCTGGAACAAAAGGAGAATTGATACCTAGAGAAAAAACAAAATCATTCGTTGCACAGAGACCTTATGGTATGGTGGCAATTCCTGGCGGTTCTTTTATTGCTGGTATGGCCGATGAATCATTTACCAATAACGGTGAAACTGCACCTTTGAAAACGGTAACTGTTGCTCCTTTCTTTATGGATGAAGCAGAAACTACTAATGCAGAATACAGAGTTTTCATCAATTATGTAAGAGATTCTATCGCTAGAACTATGCTTGCTGAAGCAGCAGGTGAAGGCGGTGAAGGTGGCGGCCGAGGTGCAAGCATCGGAGATTACGCTTATCTTGCTAAAAAAGAAGAAGACCTTACACCTTATCAGGAATATCTTGAAGGAGCTGGTGGAAGAGATGATGGTTTCGATGCAAGCAAAAAATTAGACTGGAAAATTCCATTACACTGGAATACGTCTAAATATCCTGATGTAGAATACGCTGAAGTTCTTGAGTCTATGTATTTACCTGCATCTTCTAGAGTAGGTAGCGAAAGACTTATTGATGTAAGCAAACTAAAATACAATTATAGATGGGGAGATATGGATGCTGCCCTTGCTGATAACGAAAGAGGTGTAAACTTCTTGAGAAGCGAAAGCATTGCAATCTATCCAGATACAACAGTTTGGGTTAATGATTTCCACTTTACTTATAATGAGCCTTTATTTGAGCAGTATTTCTGGCACAAAGCTTACAAAGATTATCCTGTTGTTGGGGTAACTTGGGATCAGGCAAGAGCATACTGTGACTTCAGAACTAAATTGAAGTCTGATTATAATGAAAGCTTGAAAAGAAAACAACAAAGACCTTTACGTTTCCGTCTTCCTAATGAAATGGAGTGGGAATACGCAGCAAGAGGTGGTAAGCAAAATGCTACTTATCCTTGGGGTGGTCCTTATTTGATGGATGATAGAGGTTGTTATCTAGCAAACTTCAAGCCAAAGAGAGGTAGCTATATGGAAGATGAGATAAAAGGTACGTATACTTACACAGCACCGGTAAAAAAATTCAAAAAGAATACTTTTGGGTTATTTGATATGGCTGGTAACGTATCTGAGTGGACTGATTCAGGATACAACAATTCTGCATACGGATTCTCTTCTACTTTAAATCCTTCTATTAAATCTAAAACAGACGACAAAAAATCAGTAAGAGGAGGTTCTTGGAAAGATGTTGGTTATATGTTGATGACAGGTGCAAGAGACTGGGAAAACAAAGATTCTGCTAGAAGTTATATCGGTTTCAGAACGGTACAAGATATTCCTGAAGCAGCTGTTAAAGCGAAAAGAGTTAACAGATAATATTGCTTAAATCATTTTTATTATCAATTCATAACACTTAAAAAAACTAACTTATATGTTTAAGACTAAAGATGCTTGGATGAATTTCTTCTATTCATTCGGTGCTGCAATTGTAATTCTTGGAGCTTGGCTTAAAATTACTCACATTACCTTGGGACCTATTAACGGAAACATCGCTCTTACCGTAGGGCTTGTAACTGAGGCAATTATCTTTATCATTTTTGCATTCGACCCTCCTGCTGCTGAAGAGTCGTACCACTGGGAAAACGTTTATCCTGAATTGTTGGATAAGCATGCAAACCCAAATCCTTTACATTCAAACATTTCTGCTAAAAATACAAGCGCTCAGTTTGCTGAGCTGGAGAACTCTCTTTCAACTAAGTTAGATAAAATGCTTCAGGATGCTAAGCTTGATGTACAATTGTTTGACAGATTAAGAACAGGGATTGATAAATTTTCAAACTCAGTAGATCAAATCAACCAAACTGTTGATGTATCTGCTTCTACACACAAATATAATGATCAGTTAAACAAAGCTGCTGCACACATGGAAAGCATGAATGCTCTTTATGCAATGCAGTTAGAAAACGGTCAGAGACAATCAGATTTTGCTAAAAAATATGTTGATGATATGCAGAAATCAGCAGAGCAATCTGAGAAATTTAATCAAGAATTACAAGGTTTAACTACTAACTTAAACAGCTTAAATAGAGTTTATGGTGGTATGTTAACTGCTATGAAGTCATAATCCTTAACCATTAATTAAATAAAACTAAAGAAAAGAGAATGGCAAAAGGAAAACAGACTCCACGTCAGAAGATGATCAACCTAATGTATTTGGTGTTCATCGCTATGATGGCCCTAAACATTGATGTTGAAATCATCAGATCGTATTACGATTCTACAAGAGCCCTAAATGAAACAAGGTTTTTGACAGAGCAAAAAAATGAAGATATTTTTGAAAAAACATTAGAGGCAAAAGCTCAGCAAGTACCTGACACTTATGCTACACCTTGGGAACAGTATAAAACACTGAAGAGCAAGATTGATGTTTTGGTAAGCTCTGCAGAAGATATTAAAGTTACGCTGAAAAAGCAATCAGACTTCCATGATAAAGATCCTAAAACAGGAAAAGACATGGACGTAAGTGAGAACTTCTCAGCATTGAATAATAATGAGGCTACAACTGAATATTTCTTTAAAGATGGCGACGAAAATTCTCCTTCTCCAAAAGCTTTGGAGCTTAAAAAGAAATTGGATGACGTAAGATCTTATATTGTAGCTACTTTTGGAGGTAACGCACAGTTATTGAAATTAGTTGAAAGAGCAAACAGATCCATCATTGCAGACTATCCTGCCGGAAAATCTCCGAATGGTAAGACTTGGTTTCAGAATAAATTCTATCACCAACCTCTTATTGCTGCGATTTCAAATCTTGAGATTATTCAGAATGACGCAAGAAACGTACAATCGGATGCATTGGCGTTGATGCTTCAGGAAAAAGTAGATGCTAGTATTAAGTTTACAAGTTATGAAGCGATTGTTTCTGCTCCAACAGATGTTCAAGCTGGTAAAAAAGCTGAAGCGGTTGTAATGCTTGGTAACTATTCAAACAGTAGTAAAATCAGCATCAGTGGTGTAAGCAGACAAGAAAACGGTAAAGGATATCTTCCTTTAAATACTGGAGGTCTTGGAGAGAAAAAGATTGGTGGAGTAATTACTTTAACAGATGCTACAGGAAAAGCTCAGCAATTCCCGTTCACACATACTTATAATGTAATCGCTGGTCCTCAACAGGTAAAACTAGAACAAGGGCTATTGCTTTCTGCTGATAAGATGAATGTAATGTATAGAGGATTAGAAAACCCTGTTACAGGATCTATCCTTGGTGCAGACAATGCTAAACTATCTTTATCTGCTCCGGGAGCAGTGGTTAAGAATACTGGTAAAGGTAAGTGGAATGTTGTTCCATCTACTGGAAATATTGTGAAATTAACTCTATCAGGTACAGATCCTACTGGAAAAACAGTATCGCAAGTATTTGAATATAGAATTAAGGGAGTTCCTAGACCACAAGGTCAGATCAGAGGAAAGGCTGTTAATTTTATGCCTGTTGGTTCTATTCCAAATCAAATTGTTGCTGCGGCATTACCTGATTTTGATTTCCCGGTTTCGTTTACTGTTAACAGTTTCATTTTGAAACTTCCAGGCAGAGCTGGTACTATGATTCAAGGTAACTCATTATCTTCTGCAGAAGGGTTAATCAGAAATCTTAGACCGGGTGATGTTGTTCAGATTTATGATATCCAAGCTACGGCTACTGGACTTGGTAATCAACGATTGAAAGAAATATCACCAGTTATTATCAATGTTCAATAACATTAATTTGTAAATTCATATTATGAAAAAATATATTAGCAGTCTTTTAGTATTAGCTTCTGGGTTTGCATTTTCTCAGACTATTCTAAATGCTTCTTCACCGGAAGAATTCAGACAGATGAGAGCTGAAAATATGAAAAAAGTAGGAGATACTGTTATCAGCAATAAAATAACCCCACTTGAATATGGCTTTGTAGATGAAAAAGACATCTTAAAAAGTATGATGGTTTGGGAAATAATTGACCTTAATGATAAAATTAATCAGCCATTCTACTATGATAATCCCAATGGATTAACATCTAGAACTACAAGATCTTTGTATCAGATTTTATTAGATGCAGCTTTAAGTGGCCAGATTGATGAAGTTTATGAAGATGAAAACTTTTCTACTAAATCTACTCCTGAAGCGATTAGAAAGAAGTTGGAGAGTGAAAGAATTGATGATGAATTAATTGAAATTATTAACTCTGGAAGAACTCCTACAGAGGCCGAGAAAAAGCAATATGTAGACTTAATCAGAACAACTACTGATAAAGTTAAAGTTCTAAAGATTATGGGAATGTGGTTCATCGACAAAAGAGATGGTATGATGAAATACAGACCTATTGGTATTGCTGCAATGGGACCTGACCCAACTTCAATTGGAAGAATAGGACCAGATGGTCAGCCTTTAGCTGGAGCCGACGAATTAGTTGATTTATTTTGGGTTTATTATCCAAAAGCAAGAGATATTTTAGCAAACAATTATGTCTACAACAGAGCAAATTCGTCAGCGGATTTATCTTTTGATGATATAATTAATGCAAGAAGATTCTCTTCAATCA from Chryseobacterium indoltheticum encodes the following:
- a CDS encoding FMN-binding glutamate synthase family protein, whose protein sequence is MRDKFLSWGIVLVAATWVVALLIKAHYWIPTLLTAIYALGVYNTYQTKHAILRNFPVLGYFRYFFEDISPEMQQYFIERETDGKPFPRNQRSAVYRRSKNLSDTVPFGTQLEVNHRKYEGIKHSIYAKSPKEELPRVWVGGEQCSQPYHASLFNISAMSFGALSDRAQISLNRGAKKGNFYHNTGEGGISPHHLEGGDLCWQIGTGYFGCRDEEGKFNPELFTKYSNLPSVKMVEIKLSQGAKPGHGGVLPGVKNTPEIAKIRHVTPGVTIISPPSHSSFSDAAGLLRFVQQLRELSGGKPVGFKLCIGDTKEFEDICVQMNVLKIYPDFITIDGAEGGTGAAPPEFSDGVGMPLEPALIFVNRTLRNYNLRNKLRVIASGKVLTSLDILRAVAMGADMCNNARGFMFSLGCIQALRCNNNNCPTGVATQDKMLIKGLDVTDKAERVYHFHKNTLHTCNELIAAAGRSSYEEVDASMFMRGDEFEHLSDKYFPDILGNVR
- a CDS encoding RNA-binding S4 domain-containing protein, which encodes MRIDKFLWSIRFYKTRSVSADEIKKNRVSIGNSVVKSSKEVKEGDVIKIRKNQIEYKIKVIQIPKSRIGAKLVPLHIKDVTDKDQYEQLMMRKMSQEYYRNRGEGRPTKKDRRDMDGYVENDVTADFTDWDDFFGEDGSDAETKD
- a CDS encoding shikimate kinase, whose amino-acid sequence is MIISLVGYMGSGKSHISKILSDKINFKLIDLDKEISRRNKLTIPEIFEKKGEIYFRKLERETLEEILATQENIVLSLGGGTPVYYNNMEIINNNSASVFLRASIATLAERISKQKEKRPLIAKIADEDLPEFIAKHLFERNVYYSKAQLSINTDQKDPEDIIQEIIEKLYL
- the panC gene encoding pantoate--beta-alanine ligase, whose protein sequence is MEVLKNKKTLQDFIERQKEMGKKIGFAPTMGALHNGHLSLYEAARKENDLVISSIFVNPTQFNNAGDLEKYPRDTDRDISILENSGLVDAVYLPQVEDIYPEKTESQHYDYDGLENEMEGKSRPGHFDGVGTVVEELFRQVKPNNAYFGEKDFQQLAIISKMVEKKQLPIKIIGVSIYRAENGLALSSRNQRLAEERKSDAKIIFETLIKVKEWFKNISVSEIKEKINEIFSNQENMELEYFLIADEDTLKEIDQKENENSYRAFIVVNVDGVRLIDNMHLD
- a CDS encoding glycogen/starch synthase; this translates as MPNQKILYITTEMYPYQEDTNLGAVVNKMALKMHQEGNDVRVFMPRFGQISERKFQLHEVIRLSGMNIIINDLDQPLIIKVASLPGERLQVYFIDNEEYFKRKQYYFDDAGVAFEDNDERAIFFARGVIETIKKLNWVPDVIHLNGWMSSFVPIYLKTYYKSDTYFKDAKIVLSLYNEKNAALAGNVSDKLKFDNISDLNALNNPSFESFVIESMNYVDEVVKGDEFLNGDLDKGFNETATSKSEYLDVDSISKLY
- a CDS encoding DUF4270 family protein, with protein sequence MIYNIRKFFTILSVMVLGGVLVYNCEPEPDSLGEQLFLNGAAEGNETSYDLIAYNIDNNDTIRTDAFKLLSLVSSGSTTSTAVLGAFNEKQFGKQKASYFTQVRLAANNPDFGTDAVVDSVVLVLKPIVSVDSLKTTTDESYVFPNGNVDAKKVVNTYPIKKYGKAKLNGGKLTLQVNEVTEFMNGLNDIVYSNKNFDTNPTALGSKEIKDGSVSSVVITKDSDNTELFTASAPSVRIPLTASVFQTKIIDKKGQPELSDVSNFIRHFKGLKVSVVEEDGYLFQFTPNDMQLIMYYKSDKIENGVKTRPQTTYEFAIKGSNMHSAYYEYDRTNAIINDYANGNTTTGDLKLYAQGMGGNSIGIKFKEEEIAKLKKLYQDDKAAIITAKIRIYTDEATWSTPYAKPTASDFTIVQKDKDANGKETTAFTADYTSLGALFIPVRAYNTDKNPAYYDFTVTQSLKDIVESGAAYNNKYFKIDLAQFAPNSSGTVAGYNYTTRAFSMLRTVFVGSDPSNQNKIQLKVTYGTKK